In the Chroococcidiopsis sp. SAG 2025 genome, one interval contains:
- the cas1d gene encoding type I-D CRISPR-associated endonuclease Cas1d, whose product MGTVYITQEDAFIGKTDERLHVKFDKKTILDVPLIKIDGVVVLGRATISPAAISELLERHIPLTFLAETGRYLGRLEPEVSKNIFVRKAQWQAAGESVQAIHVVQGFVRGKLKNYRNMLIRRQREFPDLDLAAYITRLEQAIAPIDTTNSINSLRGLEGAGSAAYFSCFHQLIRATEFTFTTRSRRPPTDPVNSLLSFGYSLLRHDIQGAIDIVGFDPYLGYLHCERYGRPALALDLMEEFRPLIVDAVVLSALNKRLLTSAEFVTEPLSHAVSLTWEGRKTFLRLYAQKKQSEFKHPVLGRKCSYQEAFELQARLLAKYLMGEIEKYPPLVLK is encoded by the coding sequence ATGGGTACAGTTTATATCACTCAGGAAGATGCTTTTATTGGCAAGACAGATGAACGCCTCCATGTCAAATTTGATAAAAAAACAATTTTAGACGTGCCATTAATTAAAATAGATGGCGTTGTGGTTTTAGGACGTGCTACTATTTCACCTGCGGCAATTTCCGAACTATTGGAACGTCATATACCTCTTACTTTTCTCGCAGAAACAGGTCGTTATTTGGGCAGGCTAGAACCAGAAGTTAGCAAAAACATTTTTGTCCGCAAGGCACAATGGCAAGCAGCTGGTGAGTCAGTCCAAGCAATTCATGTAGTCCAAGGATTTGTGCGCGGTAAGTTGAAAAACTACCGAAATATGCTTATCCGCCGCCAGCGAGAATTCCCAGACTTAGACTTAGCAGCATATATTACACGTTTAGAGCAGGCGATCGCACCAATTGACACAACTAACAGTATTAACTCGCTTCGCGGTTTGGAGGGTGCTGGTAGTGCAGCTTATTTTAGCTGCTTCCATCAATTGATTCGCGCTACAGAATTTACTTTTACCACGCGCAGCCGCCGTCCGCCGACTGACCCAGTTAATTCTTTACTCAGCTTTGGTTATTCATTATTGCGGCATGATATACAAGGGGCGATCGATATTGTTGGGTTCGATCCGTATTTAGGATATCTACACTGCGAACGTTATGGCAGACCAGCACTAGCATTGGATTTAATGGAAGAGTTTCGTCCCCTGATAGTAGATGCAGTCGTGTTATCTGCTTTGAATAAGCGATTGTTGACATCCGCAGAATTTGTGACGGAACCATTAAGTCATGCGGTGTCTCTGACTTGGGAAGGGCGAAAAACATTCTTGCGGTTATACGCGCAGAAGAAGCAATCTGAGTTCAAGCACCCAGTTTTAGGACGTAAATGTAGTTACCAAGAAGCATTTGAACTACAAGCGCGGTTACTCGCGAAATACTTAATGGGTGAAATTGAGAAATATCCACCGTTGGTTTTGAAGTAG
- the cas5d gene encoding type I-D CRISPR-associated protein Cas5/Csc1, which yields MSTIPFQQAKLIELHCLEPVFFASRELSDTYYTEGVIGNYALTYALGLVNSPYRLQGQATGRPTYKEDLQPIARDFYILPASPIGRITFRFERFNALSDAYWYSMTNNRVATAREDLPLQRQGKKPNSFRPSNFPQTGRLRMIERGNRFQTLVFGNSQLPDYIRLGKFMSKVKVNIINESSLNLLPEGEYYTQHYLNAADLPQQIETLAFDLISIPPVPIIKNLRFRGCAWQIDEAIVPADLYFCGRESRDE from the coding sequence ATGTCAACAATTCCTTTTCAGCAGGCAAAACTTATTGAATTACACTGTCTTGAACCAGTTTTTTTTGCCTCTAGGGAGTTGTCTGATACCTATTACACTGAGGGGGTCATTGGGAATTATGCTCTTACCTATGCTTTAGGTTTGGTAAATTCCCCCTATCGCCTCCAAGGTCAGGCTACAGGACGACCAACCTACAAAGAAGATTTACAACCAATAGCACGAGATTTTTATATCTTACCAGCTTCACCTATAGGCAGAATTACATTCAGATTTGAACGTTTTAATGCTCTTTCTGATGCTTATTGGTATTCAATGACTAATAATCGAGTTGCTACGGCGCGAGAAGATTTACCATTACAACGCCAAGGGAAAAAACCAAATTCATTTAGACCAAGTAATTTCCCCCAAACTGGAAGACTACGAATGATTGAACGCGGTAACAGATTTCAAACTTTGGTGTTTGGAAATAGCCAATTACCCGATTATATTCGTCTTGGTAAATTTATGAGTAAAGTTAAAGTCAACATAATCAATGAATCATCGCTGAATTTACTACCAGAAGGTGAATATTACACTCAACATTATCTAAATGCTGCCGATTTACCACAGCAAATAGAAACTTTAGCTTTTGATTTAATTTCTATCCCTCCCGTACCCATTATTAAAAATCTACGTTTTCGAGGTTGTGCTTGGCAGATTGATGAAGCAATTGTACCAGCAGATTTATATTTTTGTGGTAGAGAAAGTAGGGATGAATAA
- the cas3 gene encoding type I-D CRISPR-associated helicase Cas3', with protein sequence MNKQRLVTRLEPRSISFCAALPKEISFMTNALQHQVDVFEQSGNADIILDLAPTGTGKTKAGLTVLKHQPNKSAIYIAPTNALIEQQTEAAKQFVREANLPHIIKSASAQDIKSWSNDKVGNRSGEKLYNVLRNPATVFDDVGANTPILLVTNPDIFYYATFFAYNKLDRDNIAASFYTKFSTVIFDEFHLYDAKQLVGMLFYLAYSHVFGFFQHGRKIVLLTATPEPACESALENLKQAGVKIARIDGEAGHINFVPSQTAVNLELRPKPDSQEAWIAELATEVVHRLRESPDKNGAVILDSLDNINLLKTVLDNRGFTNYIGRITGPAPKQDRQKAMQCQVILATSTVDVGFNFERNPEPTRQNLDWLIFSARDRAAFWQRIGRVGRVLGKSESNIDSEAIAYLPANAWQEGLNTLNTTGGRTALKDLLDTLPCLDKPFLTAYWRSEASLEIARPLLELEKNSKNLVVAELISKLFDTLKSILGGNRTWEDYRYRMKVLQGAENIAQMSLDKLKKDWKYIKGGRAFVKKYIKVKSPKEWDDLQAGRTTIDAYEDVFKEDELVAELKEFAEIFSTSYAPLFTFRYSLFESLPIRDPFGFILDEAEKSQIDPFHLLRYYEFVQNGDFIEIKTRAIETYKLSFRMRYLDSQQEFINTELNKLTAFKNCQIIRSVGGSIRPTPELQTLSKYLLPGVIICPRTNAATLFQLHKQGIVSYPITIACNDGERQYEFLAGLSGILTMAMKFKQLRLPDDEVFIV encoded by the coding sequence ATGAATAAACAAAGATTAGTTACTAGGCTAGAACCTCGTAGTATTTCGTTTTGTGCAGCTTTGCCAAAAGAGATATCTTTCATGACGAACGCACTTCAACATCAAGTCGATGTATTTGAACAATCTGGAAATGCCGATATTATCCTCGATTTAGCACCAACTGGCACGGGTAAAACTAAAGCAGGATTAACAGTTTTAAAACATCAGCCAAATAAAAGTGCTATTTATATCGCACCAACTAATGCTTTAATTGAACAGCAAACAGAAGCAGCTAAACAGTTTGTGCGTGAGGCTAACTTGCCTCATATTATTAAATCAGCTTCGGCTCAAGATATTAAAAGCTGGTCTAACGATAAAGTTGGCAATCGTTCGGGAGAAAAACTATATAATGTCTTGCGCAACCCTGCTACAGTTTTTGATGATGTTGGAGCGAATACACCAATTCTGTTGGTAACGAATCCTGATATTTTCTACTATGCAACTTTTTTTGCATACAACAAGCTAGATAGAGATAATATTGCTGCTAGTTTTTACACCAAATTTTCTACAGTCATCTTTGACGAATTTCACCTCTACGATGCTAAACAGCTAGTAGGAATGCTGTTTTATCTAGCATACTCTCACGTCTTTGGCTTTTTTCAACATGGACGGAAGATAGTATTGCTGACAGCAACACCAGAACCAGCTTGTGAATCAGCATTAGAAAATTTAAAACAGGCTGGGGTGAAGATAGCGAGAATTGATGGAGAAGCGGGTCACATTAATTTCGTGCCATCACAAACAGCAGTTAACTTAGAATTAAGACCGAAGCCAGACAGTCAAGAAGCGTGGATAGCAGAATTAGCTACAGAAGTTGTCCATCGTTTGCGAGAAAGTCCAGATAAAAATGGTGCTGTAATTTTGGATTCTCTGGATAATATTAATCTTCTTAAAACAGTTTTAGATAATCGAGGATTTACTAATTATATTGGACGCATTACGGGACCTGCACCTAAACAAGATAGACAAAAGGCTATGCAGTGTCAAGTTATTTTGGCTACTAGCACTGTAGATGTAGGATTTAACTTTGAAAGAAACCCCGAACCAACAAGACAGAATTTAGACTGGTTAATTTTTTCAGCACGCGATCGCGCTGCTTTTTGGCAGAGAATAGGTAGAGTAGGGCGTGTTTTAGGTAAATCTGAAAGTAATATTGATTCAGAGGCTATTGCTTACTTGCCTGCTAATGCTTGGCAAGAAGGTTTAAATACTCTTAATACTACTGGAGGTCGTACCGCACTAAAAGATTTACTCGATACACTTCCCTGTTTAGACAAGCCTTTTTTAACAGCTTACTGGCGTTCAGAAGCATCTCTAGAAATCGCACGTCCTTTATTAGAACTGGAAAAAAATTCTAAAAATCTAGTAGTTGCTGAATTAATTTCAAAATTGTTCGATACTTTAAAATCAATTTTGGGAGGAAATCGCACTTGGGAAGACTATCGCTACAGAATGAAAGTTTTGCAAGGTGCTGAAAATATTGCTCAAATGTCTTTAGATAAATTAAAAAAAGACTGGAAATATATCAAAGGTGGTCGAGCTTTTGTTAAAAAATATATTAAGGTAAAATCACCTAAAGAGTGGGATGATTTACAAGCCGGACGCACGACAATAGACGCATACGAAGATGTTTTTAAAGAAGATGAATTAGTGGCTGAACTGAAAGAATTTGCTGAGATTTTTAGTACAAGCTATGCCCCATTATTTACTTTTCGCTATAGTTTATTTGAAAGCCTTCCCATTCGCGATCCATTCGGTTTTATCTTAGATGAAGCTGAGAAAAGTCAAATCGATCCTTTTCATCTATTGCGCTATTACGAATTTGTTCAAAACGGTGATTTTATCGAAATCAAAACTCGTGCAATTGAGACTTATAAACTGAGTTTTAGAATGCGATATCTTGATAGTCAACAAGAGTTTATCAACACGGAACTGAATAAATTAACAGCTTTTAAAAATTGTCAAATTATTCGCAGCGTTGGAGGATCAATACGTCCAACACCTGAATTGCAGACATTATCAAAATATCTCTTACCAGGAGTCATTATTTGTCCTCGAACTAATGCTGCTACTCTTTTCCAGTTACATAAACAAGGAATTGTTTCATACCCTATAACTATTGCTTGTAATGATGGTGAAAGACAATACGAGTTTTTAGCAGGCTTATCAGGAATTTTAACAATGGCAATGAAGTTTAAACAGCTACGTCTTCCAGATGATGAAGTTTTTATTGTTTAA
- the cas6 gene encoding CRISPR-associated endoribonuclease Cas6 — translation MPHSLVLNLIPQSPIYPEFLTGRHYHALFLTLISSVDKTLGDYLHSSNADKAFTLSPLQVQQHKHHHTLQFGHQKPIPAGTPCWWRISLLDDTLFSKLTPLWLNLNPKHPWHLGSADLYITSILGTPQSMQPWANACTYAQLYEQASDRDRTLNFTFATPVSFRQGEYDSILPVKECVFNSLLGRWNKYSGIELNNISFDSIYPSFVKIHTEVISNYDSKFIGCLGDISYRILGNVEPIAIKQINALADFALYTGVGRKTTMGMGITRRLSTIDSRSSNHKNYGRS, via the coding sequence ATGCCTCACAGCCTCGTCCTCAACCTCATTCCCCAATCTCCCATATACCCAGAATTCCTCACTGGTAGACACTATCACGCCTTATTTCTCACTCTGATTAGTTCCGTCGATAAAACCTTGGGAGATTATCTACATTCCTCCAACGCAGATAAAGCTTTCACCCTCTCACCCCTGCAAGTACAACAGCACAAACATCACCATACCTTACAATTTGGTCATCAAAAACCCATTCCCGCAGGGACTCCCTGCTGGTGGCGTATTTCCCTACTCGATGACACTCTATTTAGCAAATTAACCCCACTGTGGCTGAATCTTAACCCAAAACACCCTTGGCATTTAGGTTCCGCAGACTTGTATATTACCAGTATTCTCGGTACTCCCCAATCGATGCAACCTTGGGCAAATGCTTGCACCTATGCCCAATTATACGAACAAGCTAGCGATCGCGATCGCACTCTGAATTTCACTTTTGCTACACCTGTATCCTTCCGTCAAGGTGAATACGATTCTATTCTTCCCGTCAAAGAATGTGTCTTTAACAGTCTTTTAGGACGTTGGAATAAATATAGTGGAATTGAATTAAATAATATCTCATTTGACTCAATTTATCCAAGTTTTGTCAAGATTCATACGGAGGTTATTAGCAATTACGACAGTAAATTTATCGGTTGCCTTGGTGATATTAGCTATCGTATTCTTGGAAATGTCGAACCGATCGCAATTAAGCAAATTAATGCTTTAGCTGACTTTGCTTTATATACTGGTGTAGGACGTAAAACAACCATGGGTATGGGCATAACGCGCCGCCTATCAACAATCGATTCGCGTTCTTCAAATCATAAAAACTATGGACGATCTTGA
- the cas2 gene encoding CRISPR-associated endonuclease Cas2: MNVVISYDISEDKRRTKIHNILKSYGQWVQYSVFECQLSDTQYAKLRWRLNKLIKPDTDSIRFYFLCACCFGKVERVGGEPLYDDTIFFAECADG, translated from the coding sequence ATGAATGTTGTTATTTCGTACGATATTTCCGAAGATAAGCGCCGTACCAAAATTCATAACATTCTTAAGTCTTACGGGCAATGGGTGCAGTACAGTGTGTTTGAGTGCCAGTTGAGCGATACTCAATATGCTAAATTGCGTTGGCGTTTAAATAAGTTAATTAAGCCGGATACTGACAGTATCCGATTTTATTTCCTGTGTGCGTGCTGTTTTGGTAAAGTTGAGCGTGTTGGTGGTGAACCACTTTATGATGACACTATTTTCTTTGCTGAATGCGCGGATGGGTAG
- the cas4 gene encoding CRISPR-associated protein Cas4, giving the protein MDDLEYIPIAALNQYGYCQHRCWRMFCAGEFLDNQYTIEGTSLHDRVHTLGEGSREETWQIRAIWLKSERYKLIGKADLIEVENGQWYPVEYKRGCKGEWDNDELQVCAQALCLEEMTGQSISNGYIYYAHSHQRQLVEITNQLRQNAIATIQAVQTLLMTGEMPKAVKTKRCDGCSLFSRCLPGVVDKVGRYQEAT; this is encoded by the coding sequence ATGGACGATCTTGAATACATTCCTATTGCTGCATTAAATCAATATGGCTACTGCCAGCACCGCTGCTGGCGCATGTTTTGTGCGGGAGAATTTCTTGACAATCAATACACGATTGAAGGTACGAGTTTACACGATCGCGTTCATACATTAGGAGAAGGGAGTCGAGAAGAAACTTGGCAAATTCGGGCAATTTGGCTGAAATCCGAACGATACAAATTAATCGGAAAGGCTGATTTAATTGAAGTAGAAAACGGTCAATGGTATCCAGTTGAATATAAGCGAGGATGTAAAGGCGAATGGGATAACGACGAACTGCAAGTTTGCGCCCAAGCTTTGTGTTTAGAAGAAATGACTGGACAATCTATTAGTAATGGCTATATTTACTATGCCCATTCGCACCAACGCCAATTAGTTGAAATTACTAATCAACTGCGTCAAAATGCGATCGCAACTATTCAAGCTGTTCAAACATTGCTAATGACAGGAGAGATGCCAAAGGCTGTCAAAACAAAACGCTGTGATGGATGTAGCTTATTTTCACGCTGCTTACCTGGTGTTGTAGATAAGGTTGGACGCTATCAAGAAGCCACGTAA